One genomic region from Argentina anserina chromosome 2, drPotAnse1.1, whole genome shotgun sequence encodes:
- the LOC126783027 gene encoding V-type proton ATPase subunit c''2: MSGAAIAVGYSSSWARALVQISPYTFSALGIAIAIGVSVLGAAWGIYITGSSLIGAAIKAPRITSKNLISVIFCEAVAIYGVIVAIILQTKLESVPASKIHAPESLRAGYAIFASGIIVGFANLVCGLCVGIIGSSCALSDAQNSTLFVKILVIEIFGSALGLFGVIVGIIMSAQATWPTK; this comes from the exons ATGTCAGGTGCGGCAATAGCAGTGGGTTACTCAAGCTCTTGGGCCCGGGCCCTCGTCCAGATCTCTCCCTACACTTTCTCCGCCCTCGGCATCGCCATTGCTATCGGCGTCTCTGTCCTCGGCGCCGCCTG GGGGATTTACATCACCGGCAGCAGTTTGATCGGCGCGGCAATCAAGGCTCCTCGCATCACTTCCAAGAATCTCATCAg TGTGATCTTTTGTGAAGCTGTTGCTATATATGGTGTCATTGTTGCAATTATTCTACAAACAAAGCTTGAGAGTGTTCCTGCTTCAAAGATACATGCTCCTGAATCTCTTAGAGCTGGATATGCAATTTTTGCCTCTGGGATCATTGTGGGCTTTGCAAACCTTGTCTGCGG GTTGTGTGTAGGAATAATTGGAAGCAGCTGTGCATTGTCCGATGCCCAAAACTCTACACTTTTCGTGAAGATTCTTGTGATCGAGATCTTTGGCAGTGCCCTTGGATTATTTGGAGTAATTGTTGGAATCATAATGTCAGCTCAAGCAACTTGGCCtacaaaatga